The proteins below come from a single Fusobacterium nucleatum genomic window:
- a CDS encoding ArsB/NhaD family transporter, producing the protein MLLILGILIFIIVFYCIITEKVPSAYATMLGALAMAFLGIVNEEEILETIHSRLEILLLLIGMMIIVSLISETGVFQWFAIKVVKIVRGDPLKLLILLSLVTAICSAFLDNVTTILLMAPVSILLAKQLKLDPFPFVMTEVLASDIGGMATLIGDPTQLIIGSEGKLNFNEFLFNTAPVSIIALIILLTIVYFTNIRKMEVSNELKARIMELESERILTDKKLLKQSIIILSAVIIGFVLNNFVNKGLSVISLSGGIFLAFLTEREPKKIFGGVEWDTLFFFIGLFIMIRGIENLGIIKFIGDKIIEISTGNFKVATISIMWLSSIFTSIFGNVANAATFSKIIKTVIPDFQNVANTKIFWWALSYGSCLGGSITMIGSATNVVAVSASAKAGCKIDFIKFFKFGSKIAILNLIAATVYMYLRYL; encoded by the coding sequence ATGTTACTAATTTTGGGAATACTTATTTTTATTATAGTTTTTTACTGCATTATTACTGAAAAAGTTCCATCTGCTTATGCAACTATGCTTGGAGCATTGGCAATGGCTTTTTTGGGAATAGTGAATGAAGAGGAAATTTTGGAAACAATACATAGTAGGTTGGAAATCCTTCTTTTACTAATTGGAATGATGATAATAGTATCTTTAATATCAGAAACAGGAGTGTTCCAGTGGTTTGCAATTAAAGTTGTAAAAATAGTAAGAGGAGATCCTTTAAAACTGTTGATATTGCTTTCACTTGTGACAGCAATTTGTTCAGCATTTTTAGATAATGTTACAACAATTTTACTTATGGCACCAGTATCAATATTATTGGCTAAACAGTTAAAATTAGATCCTTTTCCCTTTGTTATGACAGAAGTTTTAGCTTCAGATATAGGAGGAATGGCAACACTGATAGGAGACCCTACTCAACTTATCATAGGAAGTGAAGGGAAATTAAACTTTAATGAATTTTTATTTAATACAGCACCAGTAAGTATAATAGCATTAATAATATTATTAACTATTGTATATTTTACAAATATAAGGAAGATGGAAGTTTCAAATGAATTAAAGGCAAGGATTATGGAATTGGAATCTGAAAGAATATTGACAGACAAAAAATTACTTAAGCAATCTATAATAATTCTTAGTGCTGTAATAATAGGCTTTGTGTTAAATAATTTTGTAAATAAAGGTCTATCAGTAATTTCTTTAAGTGGTGGAATATTTTTAGCATTTTTGACAGAAAGAGAACCTAAAAAGATTTTTGGCGGAGTAGAATGGGACACACTATTCTTTTTTATTGGACTTTTTATTATGATTAGAGGAATAGAAAATTTAGGGATAATTAAATTTATTGGTGATAAAATAATTGAGATATCAACAGGTAATTTTAAAGTAGCTACAATTTCAATAATGTGGCTATCATCAATATTTACTTCTATATTTGGAAATGTTGCTAATGCTGCAACTTTCTCAAAAATTATTAAAACTGTTATTCCTGATTTCCAAAATGTAGCAAATACAAAAATATTTTGGTGGGCATTATCTTATGGTTCTTGTTTAGGAGGAAGTATCACAATGATAGGTTCTGCAACAAATGTGGTAGCAGTATCAGCCTCTGCAAAAGCAGGTTGTAAAATTGATTTTATAAAATTTTTTAAGTTTGGAAGTAAGATAGCAATTTTAAATCTGATAGCTGCAACAGTGTATATGTATTTAAGATATTTATAG
- the mnmA gene encoding tRNA 2-thiouridine(34) synthase MnmA, producing MKKVVIGMSGGVDSSVSAYLLKEQGYEVIGITLNQHLEENSKDIEDAKKVCNKLGISHEVVNIRKDFENIVIKYFLDGYSSGITPSPCVICDDEIKFKILFDIADKYKAEYVATGHYTSIEYSEIFSKYLLKSVHSIIKDQSYMLYRISPDKLERLIFPLKPYTKHEIREIALKIGLEVYDKKDSQGVCFAKEGYKEFLKENLKDEIVKGNYIDKDGNILGQHEGYQLYTIGQRRGLGINLSKPIFITEIKPQTNEIVLGEFSELFTDIVELINYKFSVKYEKLENLELLARPRFSSTGFYGKLIKDKNKIYFKYNEENAHNAKGQHIVFFYDGFVVGGGEIK from the coding sequence ATGAAAAAAGTTGTAATTGGTATGAGTGGAGGAGTTGATTCATCAGTTTCTGCTTATCTTTTAAAAGAACAAGGTTATGAAGTAATTGGAATAACTTTAAATCAGCATTTAGAAGAAAATTCAAAAGATATTGAAGATGCAAAAAAAGTTTGTAATAAGTTAGGAATAAGCCACGAAGTTGTAAATATTAGAAAAGACTTTGAAAATATAGTTATAAAATATTTTTTAGATGGATATAGCTCAGGGATTACTCCCTCTCCCTGTGTTATATGTGATGATGAGATAAAATTTAAAATTCTATTTGATATAGCAGATAAATATAAGGCAGAGTATGTAGCAACAGGCCATTATACTTCTATTGAGTATTCAGAAATTTTTTCTAAATATTTATTGAAATCAGTTCATTCTATAATAAAAGACCAGTCCTATATGCTGTATAGAATATCCCCTGATAAACTAGAAAGATTAATTTTTCCTTTAAAACCTTATACTAAACACGAAATCAGAGAAATAGCTTTAAAAATTGGCTTAGAAGTTTATGATAAAAAGGATAGTCAAGGTGTATGTTTTGCAAAAGAGGGCTATAAAGAGTTTTTAAAAGAAAATTTAAAAGATGAAATAGTAAAAGGAAACTATATTGATAAAGATGGAAATATTTTAGGACAACATGAGGGCTATCAACTCTATACAATAGGACAAAGGAGAGGTTTGGGAATAAACTTGTCTAAACCAATCTTTATAACAGAGATAAAACCTCAAACCAATGAAATAGTTTTAGGAGAATTTTCAGAACTTTTTACTGATATAGTGGAATTAATAAATTATAAATTTTCTGTTAAGTATGAAAAATTAGAAAATTTAGAATTATTAGCAAGACCTAGATTTTCAAGTACAGGTTTCTATGGAAAACTAATTAAAGATAAGAATAAAATTTATTTTAAATATAATGAAGAGAACGCACATAATGCAAAAGGGCAACACATAGTATTTTTCTATGATGGCTTTGTTGTAGGAGGAGGAGAAATAAAATGA
- a CDS encoding CinA family nicotinamide mononucleotide deamidase-related protein, protein MKAGIFLVGTELLNGATIDTNSIYIAEELNKYGIEIEFKMTVRDVMSEVTKALTYAKKNVDLVILTGGLGPTDDDITKEAMAKFLKKKLVVDEKEKKELLKKYKAYKNPNKTNFKEVEKPEGAVSFKNDVGMAPAVYIDGMVAFPGFPNELKNMFPKFLKYYVKENNLKSQIYIKDIITYGIGESVLETTVKDLFTEGDIFYEFLVKDYGTLIRLQTKIENKKNVAKIVKKLYNRISEFIIGEDNDRIENTIYEYLNLGKKPLTISTAESCTGGMVASKLIEVPGISENFIESIVSYSNEAKIKRLKVKKETLEKYGAVSEEVVREMLAGLKTDVGISTTGIAGPGGGTKDKPVGLVYIGIKVKNEVKVFKRELKGDRNKIRQRAMMHALYNLLKILSKKVR, encoded by the coding sequence ATGAAAGCAGGAATATTTTTAGTTGGAACAGAATTATTAAATGGCGCAACAATAGATACAAATAGTATCTATATAGCAGAAGAATTAAATAAGTATGGAATTGAAATAGAGTTTAAAATGACAGTTAGAGATGTAATGAGTGAGGTTACAAAAGCTTTAACTTATGCAAAAAAAAATGTAGACTTAGTTATTTTAACAGGTGGTTTAGGACCTACTGATGATGATATAACTAAGGAAGCAATGGCAAAATTTTTAAAGAAAAAATTAGTTGTAGATGAAAAAGAAAAAAAAGAACTGTTAAAGAAATATAAGGCATATAAAAATCCAAATAAAACTAATTTTAAAGAAGTTGAAAAGCCAGAGGGAGCAGTAAGTTTTAAAAATGATGTGGGAATGGCACCAGCAGTTTATATAGATGGTATGGTTGCTTTTCCAGGTTTTCCAAATGAATTAAAAAATATGTTTCCTAAGTTTTTAAAATATTATGTAAAAGAAAATAATTTAAAAAGCCAAATCTATATCAAAGATATAATTACTTATGGAATTGGAGAAAGTGTACTTGAAACAACAGTAAAGGATTTATTTACTGAGGGAGATATTTTCTATGAATTTTTAGTTAAAGACTATGGAACTCTAATAAGATTGCAAACAAAGATTGAAAATAAAAAGAATGTAGCAAAAATTGTAAAAAAGTTATATAATAGAATATCTGAGTTCATAATTGGAGAAGATAATGACAGAATAGAAAATACTATTTATGAATATTTAAACTTAGGTAAAAAGCCACTTACAATTTCAACAGCTGAGTCTTGTACAGGTGGTATGGTAGCAAGTAAATTAATAGAAGTTCCAGGTATCTCAGAAAATTTTATTGAGAGTATAGTTTCTTATTCAAATGAAGCAAAAATAAAAAGATTGAAAGTAAAAAAAGAAACTCTTGAAAAATATGGAGCAGTTAGTGAAGAAGTTGTAAGAGAAATGCTTGCAGGCTTAAAGACAGATGTTGGAATTTCAACAACAGGTATAGCAGGACCAGGTGGAGGAACAAAAGATAAACCAGTGGGGCTTGTGTATATAGGAATAAAAGTAAAAAATGAAGTAAAAGTTTTTAAAAGAGAGTTAAAAGGTGATAGAAACAAAATAAGACAGAGAGCAATGATGCATGCACTCTATAACTTATTAAAAATATTAAGTAAAAAGGTACGGTAA
- a CDS encoding ArsB/NhaD family transporter, with the protein MLYIGILIFIVVFYCIITEKVPSSWATMGGGLLMTLIGITSQEQVLETIYNRLEVLFLLIGMMMIVLLVSETGVFQWFAIKVAQLVRGEPFKLIILLAIVTALCSAFLDNVTTILLMAPVSILLAKQLKLDPFPFVITEVMSANIGGLATLIGDPTQLIIGAEGKLTFNEFLFNTAPVAILSMISLLTTVYFMYAKNMKVSNELKAKIMELDSSRSLKDIKLLKQSIVIFSLVIIGFILNNFVDKGLAMIALSGAVFLSLLAKKSPKEMFEGVEWETLFFFIGLFMMIKGIENLDIIKFIGDKMINLTEGHFGGAVFSTIWISAAFTSIIGNVANAATFSKIINIMTPTFSGVAGVKALWWALSFGSCLGGNLSLLGSATNVVAVGAADKAGCKINFVQFLKFGGIIAIENLIIASIYIYFRYL; encoded by the coding sequence ATGTTATATATTGGAATTTTAATATTTATAGTTGTGTTCTACTGTATAATTACAGAGAAAGTACCAAGTTCTTGGGCAACAATGGGTGGAGGTTTGTTGATGACCTTGATAGGAATAACAAGCCAAGAGCAAGTTCTTGAAACGATATACAATAGGTTAGAGGTTTTATTTCTGCTTATTGGAATGATGATGATAGTTCTTCTCGTTTCTGAAACAGGAGTATTCCAATGGTTTGCAATTAAGGTTGCACAACTAGTAAGAGGCGAACCATTTAAGTTAATTATACTTTTAGCTATAGTTACAGCATTATGTTCAGCATTTTTAGATAATGTTACAACAATTTTACTTATGGCACCAGTATCTATATTACTTGCCAAACAGTTAAAATTAGATCCTTTTCCTTTTGTTATAACAGAAGTTATGTCAGCAAATATAGGTGGACTTGCAACATTGATTGGTGACCCTACTCAACTTATCATAGGAGCAGAAGGAAAATTAACTTTTAATGAATTTTTATTTAATACAGCACCTGTTGCAATACTTTCAATGATTTCACTTTTAACAACAGTTTATTTTATGTATGCAAAAAATATGAAGGTATCAAATGAATTAAAAGCTAAAATTATGGAATTGGATTCTAGCAGATCATTAAAAGATATAAAACTTTTAAAACAATCAATAGTTATTTTTTCTTTGGTTATAATAGGTTTTATCTTAAATAATTTTGTGGATAAAGGGCTTGCTATGATTGCATTATCTGGTGCAGTGTTTCTATCACTTCTTGCAAAGAAAAGTCCTAAGGAAATGTTTGAAGGAGTTGAATGGGAAACTCTGTTTTTCTTTATAGGTTTATTTATGATGATAAAAGGAATAGAAAATCTTGACATTATTAAATTTATTGGAGATAAAATGATAAATTTGACTGAAGGACATTTTGGAGGAGCAGTATTTTCCACAATATGGATTTCAGCAGCTTTTACTTCAATAATTGGAAATGTTGCCAATGCTGCTACATTCTCAAAAATTATTAATATTATGACTCCAACTTTTTCGGGAGTAGCAGGAGTAAAAGCACTATGGTGGGCATTATCTTTTGGTTCTTGTTTAGGTGGAAATTTAAGTTTGCTTGGTTCTGCAACAAATGTTGTAGCAGTAGGGGCAGCAGACAAAGCAGGGTGTAAAATTAATTTTGTACAATTTTTAAAATTTGGTGGAATTATTGCCATAGAAAATTTAATTATAGCTTCAATATATATTTATTTTAGATATTTATAA
- a CDS encoding phosphatidylglycerophosphatase A family protein: protein MGDHNHNHKLIKNLGTCFGLGEMSFMPGTFGTLGGIPIFLALTYIKKFFLNVMVYNSFYFVFLVTFFAISVYVADICEKEIFKKEDPQAVVIDEVLGFLTTLFLINPVGIKATLIAMGLAFIIFRILDITKIGPIYKSQSFGNGVGVVLDDFLAGIIGNFILVFIWTKFFY, encoded by the coding sequence ATGGGCGACCATAATCACAATCATAAACTCATTAAGAATTTAGGAACTTGTTTTGGTTTGGGAGAAATGTCTTTTATGCCTGGAACATTTGGAACTCTTGGAGGCATTCCTATATTTTTGGCACTGACATATATTAAAAAATTCTTTTTAAATGTGATGGTGTATAACTCTTTTTACTTTGTGTTCTTAGTTACATTTTTTGCTATATCTGTCTATGTTGCAGATATTTGTGAAAAAGAAATATTTAAAAAAGAGGACCCACAAGCAGTTGTAATTGATGAAGTACTAGGATTTTTAACTACCTTATTTTTAATAAATCCTGTTGGAATAAAAGCAACTTTGATTGCTATGGGATTGGCATTTATAATTTTTAGAATATTAGATATAACAAAAATAGGACCTATATACAAATCACAAAGTTTTGGTAATGGAGTTGGAGTGGTTTTAGATGATTTCTTAGCAGGAATTATAGGAAACTTTATTTTGGTGTTTATTTGGACAAAATTTTTTTATTGA
- a CDS encoding PTS sugar transporter subunit IIA, with translation MKFSSYLNPDYIFPCLEVNSKEEIIRKVVDKVAEDNKMVSEQKNEIIKNILKREEEISTCIGNGIFLPHTRMKDFSDFIIAVATIKNKLEGEIGGTNQIDDIKVVFLIISDVLKNKNLLKVMSAISKIALKNPEIIENIKKATHSRQILELLSANDIEIEHKIIAEDVLSPEIKPAKENDTLEEIAKRLILEQKSALPVLTENGILLGEITERELIGFGMPKHLSLMSDLNFLTVGEPFEEYLLNESTMTIKDIYRKDIKHLLIDKDTPIMEICFKMVYKGMHRLYVVNPKNNKYLGIINRSDIIKKVLHI, from the coding sequence ATGAAATTTTCAAGTTATTTAAATCCAGATTATATATTTCCTTGTTTAGAAGTAAATTCTAAGGAAGAAATAATTAGAAAAGTTGTTGACAAAGTGGCAGAAGATAACAAGATGGTTTCTGAACAAAAAAATGAAATTATCAAAAATATTTTAAAAAGAGAAGAAGAAATATCAACTTGTATAGGTAATGGAATTTTTTTACCTCATACAAGAATGAAAGATTTTTCAGATTTTATTATAGCAGTTGCTACTATTAAAAATAAATTAGAAGGGGAAATTGGAGGAACAAACCAAATTGATGATATAAAAGTTGTGTTTTTAATAATTTCAGATGTATTAAAAAATAAAAATTTATTAAAAGTTATGAGTGCAATTTCAAAGATAGCTTTAAAAAATCCTGAAATTATAGAAAATATAAAAAAAGCAACTCATTCAAGACAAATACTTGAGTTATTATCTGCTAATGACATAGAAATAGAACATAAAATTATAGCAGAAGATGTTTTAAGTCCAGAAATAAAACCAGCAAAGGAAAATGATACTTTGGAAGAAATAGCTAAAAGATTGATACTAGAACAAAAATCAGCACTGCCTGTATTAACAGAAAATGGTATTCTTTTAGGAGAAATAACAGAAAGAGAGTTAATAGGTTTTGGTATGCCTAAACATCTTTCTCTTATGAGTGATTTAAACTTCTTGACAGTAGGAGAACCTTTTGAAGAATATTTACTTAATGAAAGTACAATGACAATAAAAGATATTTATAGAAAAGATATAAAACATTTATTGATAGACAAGGATACACCTATAATGGAAATTTGTTTTAAGATGGTATATAAGGGAATGCACAGATTATATGTTGTAAATCCAAAGAATAATAAATATCTTGGAATTATAAATAGGTCGGATATTATTAAGAAAGTATTACATATATAG
- a CDS encoding helix-turn-helix domain-containing protein translates to MTIGEKLKKSRNDKGMSLRELATKVELSASFLSQIEQGKASPSIENLKKIAHTLDVRVAYLIEDEEDDIRNIEHIKKENIRYIESLDSNIKMGILLSNNREKNMEPIIYEIGIDGESGRDFYSHGSSEEFIYILEGELEIYVANKKYKLSKGDSLYFKSSLKHRFKNASKKEVKALWVVSPPTF, encoded by the coding sequence ATGACAATAGGTGAGAAATTAAAGAAAAGTAGAAACGATAAAGGAATGTCTTTGAGAGAACTTGCAACAAAGGTAGAACTGTCAGCAAGTTTTTTATCACAAATTGAGCAAGGAAAAGCCTCTCCCTCAATAGAAAACTTAAAGAAGATAGCACATACATTAGATGTTAGAGTTGCTTATCTTATTGAAGATGAAGAGGACGATATTAGAAATATAGAACATATTAAAAAGGAAAATATAAGGTACATAGAAAGTTTAGATTCTAATATTAAAATGGGAATTTTACTTTCTAATAACAGAGAAAAAAATATGGAGCCTATAATATATGAAATAGGAATTGATGGAGAAAGTGGAAGAGATTTTTATAGCCATGGAAGTTCAGAAGAATTTATATATATATTAGAAGGTGAATTAGAAATATATGTAGCAAATAAAAAATATAAATTATCAAAAGGAGATAGCTTATACTTTAAATCTAGTTTAAAACATAGATTTAAAAATGCTTCAAAAAAAGAAGTAAAAGCATTGTGGGTAGTTAGCCCACCAACATTTTAG
- a CDS encoding biotin--[acetyl-CoA-carboxylase] ligase, which translates to MKFLKFDEIDSTNNYMKKNITSFENYDIVSAKTQTSGRGRRGNTWLSPEGMALFSFLLKSEKEFSIIEATKLPLLAGISTLSALKKIKDGDYSFKWTNDVFLNGKKLCGILIERVKNDFVVGIGINVANKIPDDIKNIAISMESDYDIDKLILKVVEEFSVYYERFSEGKWSEIIEEINSYNFLKDKKIRVNIGDKIFEGIAKNIVEDGRIQIEMNREIKLFSVGEIKIEKDYY; encoded by the coding sequence ATGAAATTTTTAAAATTTGACGAGATAGATTCTACTAATAACTATATGAAAAAAAATATAACTTCTTTTGAAAATTATGATATAGTGTCAGCCAAAACTCAAACTTCTGGTAGGGGTAGAAGAGGTAATACTTGGTTATCACCAGAGGGAATGGCACTTTTTAGTTTTTTATTGAAATCAGAAAAAGAATTCTCAATAATTGAGGCAACAAAATTACCACTTTTAGCAGGAATTTCAACTCTATCTGCTTTAAAAAAAATAAAAGATGGCGATTATTCTTTTAAATGGACTAATGATGTCTTTTTAAATGGTAAAAAGTTATGTGGAATTTTAATTGAAAGAGTAAAAAATGATTTTGTTGTTGGTATAGGGATAAATGTAGCTAATAAGATACCTGATGATATTAAAAATATTGCTATTTCAATGGAAAGCGACTATGATATTGACAAATTAATATTGAAAGTTGTAGAAGAATTTTCAGTGTATTATGAAAGATTTTCAGAAGGAAAATGGTCAGAAATTATAGAAGAAATCAATAGCTATAATTTTTTAAAAGATAAAAAAATAAGAGTTAATATAGGTGATAAAATTTTTGAAGGAATAGCAAAAAACATAGTTGAAGATGGAAGAATTCAGATAGAGATGAATAGAGAAATAAAATTATTTAGTGTTGGAGAAATAAAAATAGAAAAGGATTATTACTAA
- a CDS encoding DegV family protein: MKIEIKILNPVRLTKLFIAASRWLSKYADVLNDLNVYPVPDGDTGTNMSMTLQSVENALIGLQSEPNMEELVDIISEAVLLGARGNSGTILSQIIQGFLDAVRDKEEIDIEAAAKAFVSAKERAYKAVSQPVEGTILTVIRKVSEAAMAYDGPKDNFIPFLVNLKNAAADAVEDTPNLLPKLKEAGVVDAGGKGIFYVLEGFEKSVTDPEMLKDLARIANSQVNRKQKLEYINKNEIKFKYCTEFIIESGDFDLEEYKVKIQSLGDSMVVAQTRKKTKTHIHTNHPGQVLEIAGALGDLNNMKIENMEIQHSHVLVKEEELNKVDIRGVKKEVVVQEPKLLFNEKNIENNVAIYAVVDNKNIADLFLKDGASAILIGGQTKNPSVSDIEEGLKKINAKTIYILPNNKNIIASAKLAAKRDKRDIIVIDTKTMLEGYYFTKNRKMNLQTLLRQLKFNNSIEITKAVRDTKVNNIEIKVGDNIALINGTLAEKAEKVEDLIKKIYEKYTNDNTLAVIVVRGKTATEEGNEAIKSKNFKKFYEYDGEQDNYSYYIYLEQRDPSLSKIAILTDSASDLTPDMIEGLDVTVIPIRLRIGENNYKDGVNLSKKEFWHKLLTEKVIPKTAQPSPAEFRDYYEELFNKGYEKIISIHISSKMSGTQQVAKVAREMLKREKDIVIVDSKSVTFGQAYQVLEAAKMIKAGVKLEDILTRLYEIADKMKVYFAVSDLTYLEKGGRIGRASSVIGNLLKLRPVLKLEDGEVSLETKTFGERGAISYMEKIIKNEGKNSIYLYTAWGGTNQELRNTDILKKTADTMRKIEYKGRFEIGPTIGSHSGPVFGIGIISKIR; encoded by the coding sequence ATGAAAATAGAGATAAAAATTTTAAATCCTGTCAGGCTGACAAAGTTATTTATAGCAGCAAGCAGATGGCTTTCAAAATATGCTGATGTTTTAAATGACTTAAATGTTTATCCTGTTCCAGATGGAGATACAGGAACAAATATGTCCATGACATTACAGTCAGTTGAAAATGCCTTGATAGGATTACAAAGTGAGCCTAACATGGAAGAACTTGTAGATATAATTTCAGAAGCAGTTCTATTAGGAGCAAGAGGAAATTCAGGAACTATTTTATCACAAATAATTCAAGGATTTTTAGATGCAGTAAGAGATAAAGAAGAAATAGATATAGAAGCAGCTGCAAAGGCTTTTGTATCTGCAAAAGAAAGAGCGTATAAGGCAGTGAGCCAACCAGTTGAAGGAACTATACTTACAGTTATAAGAAAAGTTTCAGAAGCAGCTATGGCTTATGATGGACCAAAAGACAATTTTATACCATTCTTAGTTAATTTAAAAAATGCAGCTGCTGATGCAGTTGAAGATACACCTAATCTTTTACCTAAATTAAAAGAAGCAGGAGTTGTAGATGCAGGTGGAAAAGGAATTTTTTATGTACTTGAAGGATTTGAAAAATCTGTTACTGATCCTGAAATGTTAAAAGATTTAGCAAGAATAGCAAATTCACAGGTAAATAGAAAACAAAAATTAGAATATATAAATAAAAATGAAATAAAATTCAAGTATTGTACTGAATTTATAATTGAATCAGGAGATTTTGACTTAGAAGAATATAAGGTAAAAATTCAAAGTCTTGGAGATTCTATGGTAGTTGCCCAAACAAGAAAAAAGACTAAGACTCATATACACACTAATCACCCAGGACAAGTGTTAGAAATTGCAGGTGCTTTGGGAGATTTGAATAATATGAAAATTGAAAATATGGAGATTCAACATAGCCATGTTTTAGTCAAAGAGGAAGAACTCAATAAGGTAGATATAAGAGGAGTTAAAAAAGAAGTTGTAGTTCAAGAGCCAAAACTATTATTTAATGAAAAAAATATTGAAAATAATGTAGCAATATATGCAGTAGTAGATAATAAAAATATAGCTGATTTATTCTTAAAAGATGGAGCTAGTGCAATTTTAATTGGTGGGCAAACAAAAAATCCATCTGTTTCAGATATAGAAGAAGGTTTAAAAAAGATTAATGCAAAAACTATCTATATTTTGCCTAATAATAAAAATATTATTGCTAGTGCAAAATTAGCTGCTAAGAGGGATAAAAGAGATATTATAGTTATAGATACTAAAACAATGTTAGAAGGATATTATTTTACTAAAAATAGAAAGATGAACCTTCAAACTTTGTTAAGACAATTAAAATTCAATAATTCTATTGAAATTACAAAGGCAGTTAGAGATACTAAAGTAAATAATATAGAAATTAAAGTAGGAGATAATATTGCCCTTATAAATGGAACTTTAGCTGAAAAAGCTGAAAAAGTTGAAGATTTAATCAAAAAAATCTATGAAAAATATACAAATGATAATACTTTAGCTGTTATAGTTGTTAGAGGAAAAACTGCAACAGAAGAAGGAAATGAAGCTATAAAATCTAAGAACTTTAAAAAATTCTATGAATATGATGGAGAACAAGATAATTATTCTTACTATATTTACTTAGAACAAAGAGATCCTAGTTTATCAAAAATTGCTATATTGACAGACTCGGCATCCGACTTAACACCAGATATGATAGAAGGACTTGATGTAACAGTTATTCCAATAAGATTAAGAATTGGAGAAAATAACTATAAAGATGGAGTAAATTTAAGTAAAAAAGAATTTTGGCATAAATTATTAACAGAAAAGGTGATACCTAAAACTGCCCAACCTTCTCCTGCTGAATTTAGAGATTATTATGAAGAATTATTTAATAAAGGTTATGAAAAAATAATATCAATTCACATTTCTAGTAAGATGAGTGGAACTCAACAAGTTGCAAAAGTGGCAAGAGAAATGTTAAAGAGAGAAAAAGATATAGTTATAGTTGATTCAAAGTCTGTTACATTTGGACAAGCATACCAAGTTCTTGAAGCTGCAAAAATGATAAAGGCAGGAGTTAAATTAGAAGATATTTTAACAAGACTTTATGAAATAGCAGATAAAATGAAAGTATATTTTGCAGTTAGTGATTTAACTTACTTAGAAAAAGGTGGAAGAATTGGTAGAGCTTCATCAGTGATAGGAAATTTATTAAAATTAAGACCTGTTTTAAAATTAGAAGATGGAGAAGTTAGCCTTGAAACTAAAACTTTTGGTGAAAGAGGAGCTATCTCTTATATGGAAAAAATTATAAAAAATGAAGGTAAAAATAGTATATACTTGTACACTGCTTGGGGTGGAACTAACCAAGAGTTACGAAATACAGATATATTGAAAAAGACAGCAGATACAATGAGAAAAATTGAATATAAAGGTAGATTTGAAATTGGACCTACAATAGGTAGCCATAGTGGACCTGTCTTTGGAATTGGAATTATATCTAAGATTAGATAG